One region of Betaproteobacteria bacterium genomic DNA includes:
- a CDS encoding mechanosensitive ion channel — protein MSEKSQALRLITDLLADFNDSSFVWQAVALVVCLGMSFLIARWWRGRHLEGAGRLSDASSRLAFPLTGMVLTGIAIATLGSVIHVNLLKLAMPLLGSMALVRSVIFVLRQAFPRATWLTAWERIIAATVWGWLALYITDLAPYVIDAMEQIEFHIGKQHIDLWTILRGIATIFLTVVFALWVAGIIEGRLMRLHTLDANLRIVGIRVAKAGLTVVAILTSMALVGIDMTALSVFTGALGVGLGFGLQKIASNYVSGFIILLDRSIRIGNIVQVGTDSGEVTEITTRYTVLKHPGGTEFIVPNETLISTTVQNQTLSNAQLRLSTTVGVAYDSDLELVVRLMLEAATSHERVLAEPQPKVFLTQFGDSSINLDLGFWIGDPEGGKANIVSDVNFSIWRAFKENGVSIPFPQREVRILNEVGPPAASA, from the coding sequence ATGAGTGAGAAGAGCCAGGCCCTGCGCCTGATCACTGACCTGCTGGCAGATTTCAACGATTCAAGTTTCGTCTGGCAGGCGGTCGCCCTCGTGGTATGCCTCGGAATGTCCTTCCTGATCGCCCGCTGGTGGCGGGGGCGCCATCTGGAAGGTGCCGGTCGATTGTCCGACGCCAGTTCCCGTCTCGCTTTTCCGCTGACTGGCATGGTACTGACCGGCATCGCCATTGCGACGCTGGGTTCGGTCATTCACGTCAATCTGCTCAAGCTGGCCATGCCGCTGCTCGGTTCAATGGCACTGGTGCGCAGCGTGATTTTCGTGCTCCGTCAGGCTTTCCCGCGGGCCACCTGGCTGACTGCCTGGGAGCGCATCATCGCCGCGACCGTCTGGGGCTGGCTGGCGCTCTACATCACCGATCTGGCGCCGTATGTCATCGACGCCATGGAGCAGATCGAGTTTCACATCGGCAAGCAGCATATCGACCTGTGGACCATCCTGCGCGGCATTGCCACCATCTTCCTGACTGTCGTTTTTGCGCTGTGGGTGGCGGGCATCATCGAAGGCCGGCTAATGCGTCTGCACACGCTCGATGCCAATCTGCGCATCGTGGGTATCCGCGTCGCCAAGGCCGGTTTGACCGTGGTTGCCATCCTGACCAGCATGGCGCTGGTCGGCATCGACATGACGGCACTGTCGGTCTTTACCGGCGCCCTGGGTGTCGGCCTCGGCTTTGGCCTGCAAAAGATCGCCAGCAATTATGTGTCCGGTTTCATCATCCTGCTCGACCGTTCCATCCGCATCGGCAATATCGTGCAGGTTGGTACCGATAGCGGGGAAGTGACTGAGATCACCACGCGCTACACGGTGCTCAAGCATCCCGGTGGTACCGAATTCATTGTGCCGAACGAAACGCTGATCAGCACGACCGTGCAGAACCAGACCTTGTCCAATGCGCAGCTGCGCCTGAGCACAACGGTTGGCGTGGCCTACGACAGCGATCTCGAGCTGGTCGTACGACTGATGCTGGAAGCCGCGACGTCGCACGAGCGGGTGCTGGCTGAGCCGCAACCCAAGGTTTTCCTGACCCAGTTTGGCGATAGCAGCATCAATCTCGATCTGGGTTTCTGGATCGGTGATCCGGAAGGCGGGAAGGCCAACATCGTATCCGACGTCAATTTTTCGATCTGGCGAGCTTTCAAGGAAAACGGTGTCAGCATTCCGTTCCCGCAGCGCGAAGTGCGCATTCTGAACGAGGTTGGGCCACCGGCCGCCAGCGCATGA
- a CDS encoding putative DNA-binding domain-containing protein, giving the protein MTADTQPDFQQFQRAFALHLRDPHHTPRPDGIPAGRMAVYNELLFNNICGFIDRCFPVSQKMLGKKRWRRLCRTFYRDWPLHTPWFREIPREFVRYLAEAEIRQALPAWLAELAHYEWAELAADIMDTPLPAHDPAGDLLANPVALNPALFNLAYSWPVHRIGPDYRPRKPQPTYLVVHRDANDDVQFSQINAVTGRLLTLLATAPTSGEAAIRQIGTELQHPDPAQLLAHGAALLDDLRRQGILLGTIA; this is encoded by the coding sequence ATGACCGCCGATACCCAGCCCGATTTTCAACAATTCCAGCGCGCCTTCGCCCTCCACCTGCGCGATCCGCATCACACCCCACGTCCGGACGGCATACCGGCCGGGCGCATGGCCGTGTACAACGAGCTGTTGTTCAACAACATCTGCGGCTTTATTGACCGCTGTTTCCCGGTCAGCCAGAAAATGCTGGGCAAAAAGCGCTGGCGGCGACTGTGCCGCACCTTTTACCGCGACTGGCCGCTGCATACGCCGTGGTTTCGCGAGATTCCGCGCGAATTCGTCCGCTATCTGGCCGAAGCCGAGATCCGCCAAGCACTCCCCGCCTGGCTGGCTGAACTGGCGCATTATGAATGGGCCGAACTGGCTGCCGACATCATGGACACCCCGCTCCCGGCGCACGACCCGGCGGGTGATCTCCTGGCCAACCCGGTTGCCCTCAACCCGGCCCTTTTCAACCTCGCCTACAGTTGGCCGGTGCATCGCATCGGGCCGGATTACCGGCCACGTAAGCCACAACCCACTTACCTTGTCGTCCATCGCGATGCCAATGACGACGTGCAATTCAGCCAGATCAATGCCGTTACCGGCCGCCTGCTGACCCTGCTCGCCACCGCCCCGACCAGCGGCGAGGCCGCCATCCGCCAGATTGGCACCGAACTGCAGCACCCCGACCCCGCGCAATTGCTGGCCCACGGTGCGGCGCTACTCGACGACCTGCGCCGGCAGGGCATCCTCCTCGGCACGATTGCCTGA
- a CDS encoding DUF692 domain-containing protein: MQPRHAHGAGLGFRRELIAPLNAGVPDAIRFFEIAPENWAGMGGRSARELRQFTERYPFVCHGLSLSLGGPGPLDAALLRRIKSFMTEHGIGLYTEHLSWSADENHLYDLLPIPLTEQAVRWTVERIQRAQDILGQRIGIENASTYVAPPGAEMSEAEFISSIVREADCLLHLDVNNIYVNSQNFGFDALNFLHALPLERTCYVHIAGHFVEPNGLHIDTHGAEVIDPVWSLLEAAFVRIGGEVPTCLERDFNFPEFSRLTAEIEHITRLQAAAGQRKAA; the protein is encoded by the coding sequence ATGCAGCCACGTCATGCGCACGGCGCCGGTCTGGGCTTTCGCCGCGAACTGATCGCCCCGCTCAATGCCGGGGTACCTGATGCCATCCGCTTCTTCGAAATTGCACCCGAAAACTGGGCAGGCATGGGTGGACGATCCGCCAGAGAGCTACGCCAATTCACTGAGCGCTACCCTTTTGTCTGCCATGGCCTGTCGCTGTCACTCGGCGGCCCTGGCCCACTGGATGCAGCATTGCTCCGCCGCATTAAAAGCTTCATGACCGAGCACGGCATCGGGCTGTACACCGAACACCTGTCGTGGTCCGCCGATGAAAACCACCTCTATGACCTGCTGCCAATTCCGCTGACTGAACAAGCCGTGCGCTGGACGGTCGAGCGCATTCAGCGAGCGCAGGACATCCTCGGCCAACGCATCGGTATCGAGAACGCTTCGACCTACGTGGCGCCACCGGGCGCTGAAATGAGCGAGGCCGAGTTTATTTCCAGCATCGTCCGCGAAGCGGATTGCCTGCTGCATCTCGACGTCAATAATATCTATGTGAATAGCCAAAATTTCGGCTTTGACGCGCTGAATTTCCTGCACGCGCTGCCACTGGAGCGCACCTGCTACGTCCATATCGCCGGCCATTTTGTCGAACCGAATGGCCTGCACATCGACACCCACGGCGCAGAAGTCATCGATCCGGTATGGTCATTGCTCGAAGCAGCTTTTGTGCGGATTGGTGGCGAGGTGCCGACCTGTCTGGAACGGGATTTCAATTTTCCAGAATTTTCCCGGTTGACCGCGGAAATCGAACACATTACCCGATTGCAGGCTGCCGCCGGGCAGCGCAAGGCTGCCTGA
- a CDS encoding zf-HC2 domain-containing protein: protein MISCKEATRLASIQLERKLSRWERLQFRFHLAFCAGCRRAEKQFAFMRQVTGSWMSHSD, encoded by the coding sequence ATGATCAGCTGCAAGGAAGCAACCCGCCTCGCCTCGATACAACTGGAACGCAAGCTCAGCCGTTGGGAGCGCCTGCAGTTCCGCTTTCACCTGGCGTTTTGTGCCGGTTGCCGACGGGCTGAAAAGCAGTTCGCGTTCATGCGTCAGGTTACGGGCTCATGGATGAGTCATTCCGACTAA
- a CDS encoding sigma-70 family RNA polymerase sigma factor — translation MPLDPLRDPDFLTSLRRDMLRFAELQLRDRAQAEDAVQEALTGALLGKEKFASRASLRTWVLSILKNKIIDVLRRKVRENATVNPENDDDLNAFFDDREHWAEDTRPSEWQTPQQAMESKQFWEVFEACLYRLPDASARIFTLREVLGFDTDEICQTMAITASNCFVQLHRARLSLRACLGANWFGEAA, via the coding sequence ATGCCCCTGGATCCCCTGCGCGACCCCGATTTTCTCACAAGCCTGCGGCGAGACATGCTGCGCTTCGCCGAGTTGCAACTGCGCGATCGTGCCCAGGCCGAGGATGCGGTGCAGGAAGCGCTGACCGGCGCCCTGTTGGGAAAGGAAAAGTTTGCCTCGCGGGCCTCGCTGCGCACCTGGGTGCTCTCCATCCTTAAAAACAAAATCATCGATGTACTGCGCCGCAAGGTGCGCGAGAATGCGACGGTCAACCCGGAAAATGACGACGATTTGAATGCTTTTTTCGACGACCGAGAGCACTGGGCCGAAGATACCCGCCCGTCAGAATGGCAGACGCCGCAGCAAGCCATGGAAAGCAAACAATTCTGGGAAGTGTTTGAGGCCTGCCTCTACCGCCTGCCCGATGCCAGTGCTCGAATTTTCACCTTGCGCGAAGTACTCGGCTTCGATACTGACGAAATCTGCCAGACCATGGCCATTACAGCCAGCAACTGTTTTGTCCAGCTACACCGTGCCCGCCTGTCCCTGCGTGCGTGCCTGGGCGCCAACTGGTTTGGCGAAGCCGCGTGA